The proteins below are encoded in one region of Myxococcales bacterium:
- a CDS encoding FG-GAP repeat protein, with the protein MNFRQTSLLCILVFGLACGRIGFDSLTNADTVDSNGNCTDGILNGNESAIDCGGACAACPQDQTCNNGSDCVSGVCANNQCAAVAHCLDAVLNNDESDIDCGGTDCLPCGDGQNCLNTSDCESMVCAVGVCQVPSCSDGVQNGNEGGVDCGGSACDFCSGSTVLTPTWSQSSRDYFGWDIDTDGNYSIIGSPEDDEQGSAAGAVYLAERSGQSWSIVERITASDPNAGYEFGISVAIHGNYALAGVYFDHTIENDSGAFYVLERASDGSWSECAKVKAAIPVVWEKMGWSGLVYDGRYAFVPAPFYGDSESAQGQVHVFERSSGCNFVELQGAGFPIQNPSPTPDANFGIGVELDGSYLAISAPGDSNAGSNVGAVYLFTLQGSEWFFSQSIVPQTPVSGGSFGDAISLVGTQLLIGASGSNSTNGNAYISELVNGSWSSPQLTLSASQTVGEYYGAGVGIAGQTLLVGAPQGNNIYSNFAGRIASFSKDQNGDWSEGPEIAANINGSEDAFFGGFFGSPIVTKNGWTLVSSMLDPNGRVYFYPY; encoded by the coding sequence GTGAACTTTCGCCAAACAAGCTTGCTTTGTATTCTTGTATTCGGGTTGGCCTGCGGGCGTATTGGTTTTGATTCACTCACCAACGCCGATACCGTTGACAGCAATGGCAATTGCACTGACGGCATTTTAAATGGAAACGAAAGCGCCATCGACTGCGGTGGCGCTTGCGCTGCATGTCCGCAAGATCAGACTTGCAACAATGGTAGCGATTGCGTTTCAGGCGTTTGTGCCAACAACCAATGCGCAGCAGTTGCTCATTGCTTGGATGCCGTCCTCAACAACGACGAAAGCGATATCGACTGTGGAGGAACAGACTGTTTACCCTGCGGTGACGGGCAAAACTGCCTAAACACATCGGATTGTGAATCAATGGTATGCGCAGTGGGGGTATGCCAAGTTCCATCTTGCAGTGACGGTGTGCAAAATGGCAATGAAGGCGGTGTGGATTGTGGCGGCTCGGCTTGCGACTTCTGTAGTGGCAGCACGGTGCTTACACCAACGTGGTCTCAGTCGAGTCGTGACTACTTTGGCTGGGACATCGACACCGATGGCAACTATTCCATCATTGGCTCTCCGGAAGATGACGAGCAAGGTTCTGCTGCTGGCGCGGTATATCTTGCTGAACGAAGCGGCCAGAGCTGGAGTATTGTTGAACGTATTACAGCTTCGGATCCAAACGCAGGCTACGAGTTTGGGATTTCGGTGGCGATTCATGGAAACTATGCCTTGGCGGGCGTTTACTTTGATCACACGATCGAAAACGATTCAGGAGCATTTTACGTCCTTGAACGCGCCAGTGATGGCAGCTGGAGTGAGTGCGCCAAAGTCAAAGCAGCCATACCTGTTGTATGGGAAAAAATGGGGTGGTCAGGACTAGTTTACGATGGACGCTATGCTTTTGTACCAGCTCCTTTTTATGGAGACAGCGAATCAGCGCAGGGCCAAGTTCATGTCTTTGAACGCAGCAGTGGTTGCAACTTCGTCGAACTGCAAGGCGCTGGCTTTCCTATACAAAACCCAAGCCCCACGCCTGATGCAAACTTTGGCATCGGCGTCGAGTTGGATGGCAGCTATCTAGCGATTAGCGCACCAGGTGACAGCAACGCCGGCAGTAATGTTGGTGCTGTTTATCTATTCACATTGCAAGGTTCTGAATGGTTTTTTTCACAAAGCATCGTTCCTCAAACACCGGTGAGCGGCGGTAGTTTTGGCGACGCAATAAGCCTAGTAGGTACACAATTGCTCATTGGTGCTTCGGGCTCTAACTCGACAAATGGAAACGCTTACATTTCAGAGCTTGTCAACGGAAGCTGGTCAAGCCCTCAGCTGACTTTGTCTGCTTCTCAGACTGTCGGGGAATACTACGGCGCAGGTGTTGGCATCGCAGGACAGACACTGTTGGTCGGCGCACCTCAAGGCAACAATATTTACTCGAATTTTGCAGGACGTATTGCGTCCTTCAGCAAAGATCAAAACGGCGACTGGAGCGAAGGCCCCGAAATCGCAGCCAACATCAATGGAAGCGAAGATGCGTTTTTCGGTGGTTTTTTTGGCAGCCCCATCGTTACCAAAAACGGCTGGACCTTGGTTAGCAGCATGCTCGATCCAAACGGACGCGTTTATTTCTATCCGTACTGA
- the sucC gene encoding ADP-forming succinate--CoA ligase subunit beta, translated as MNLHEYQGKELFRQYGIAVPKGMAAFDAKEAEAHAKTLIQQTGNETVVIKAQIHAGGRGKAGGVKVVKGAAAACAAASELLGKVLVTHQTGPEGKKVGRLLVEQGLAVARELYLALVLDRETQRVAIMVSTEGGMDIEEVAEKTPEKIIKVFVDPAVGLMPYQMRQLAYALCFDNSAMKQFSKILSGLSELFVKEDCSLAEINPLVVTNDGDVLALDAKLNLDDSAAFRHKQWDELRDLTEENPVELEAKAAGLSYVQLSGNIGCLVNGAGLAMATMDIIKNFGGEPANFLDVGGGATQEAVTKAFKMILSSEDVKGIFVNIFGGIMKCDIIAEGVIAASKEIGLSVPLVVRLEGTNVEKGRELLEHSGLAITPATTMADGAEKIVKLVNESK; from the coding sequence ATGAACTTACACGAGTACCAAGGTAAAGAACTCTTCAGGCAATACGGCATTGCAGTGCCCAAAGGCATGGCAGCGTTTGACGCGAAGGAAGCCGAAGCGCACGCCAAGACTTTGATCCAGCAAACCGGTAACGAGACGGTGGTCATCAAAGCTCAAATCCATGCTGGCGGGCGCGGCAAAGCCGGTGGAGTCAAAGTAGTAAAAGGGGCAGCTGCAGCATGCGCTGCTGCCTCCGAGCTACTTGGTAAAGTACTTGTCACTCATCAGACCGGCCCGGAGGGCAAGAAGGTAGGCCGTCTTTTGGTTGAGCAAGGGCTAGCTGTTGCACGTGAGCTCTATCTTGCTTTGGTACTTGATCGCGAAACACAACGTGTTGCGATCATGGTATCAACTGAAGGCGGCATGGACATCGAAGAGGTGGCCGAGAAGACGCCGGAGAAAATTATCAAAGTCTTTGTGGATCCTGCCGTGGGTCTGATGCCTTATCAAATGCGTCAGCTTGCCTATGCCCTGTGCTTCGACAATTCGGCCATGAAGCAGTTTTCAAAGATCCTTTCGGGTTTGAGCGAACTGTTTGTTAAAGAGGACTGCTCGCTTGCCGAAATCAATCCTTTGGTCGTAACCAATGATGGCGATGTTTTGGCACTCGATGCCAAGCTCAATCTTGATGACAGCGCTGCCTTTCGGCACAAACAGTGGGATGAGCTACGTGATTTGACCGAAGAGAATCCAGTTGAACTCGAAGCTAAAGCGGCTGGCCTGAGCTATGTGCAGCTTAGTGGTAACATTGGTTGCTTGGTTAATGGTGCAGGTCTCGCGATGGCTACCATGGATATTATCAAGAACTTTGGCGGTGAGCCTGCAAACTTCTTGGACGTGGGCGGTGGCGCAACGCAAGAAGCTGTTACAAAAGCGTTTAAGATGATTTTGAGTTCGGAAGATGTCAAAGGTATTTTCGTCAACATCTTTGGCGGCATCATGAAGTGCGACATTATTGCCGAAGGCGTGATTGCCGCAAGCAAAGAGATTGGCCTTAGCGTTCCTCTCGTGGTTCGTCTCGAAGGCACCAACGTTGAAAAAGGACGCGAGCTGCTTGAGCATTCCGGTTTGGCGATTACGCCAGCCACAACCATGGCCGATGGCGCTGAGAAAATCGTCAAACTAGTGAACGAGAGCAAATAA
- a CDS encoding type II toxin-antitoxin system Phd/YefM family antitoxin, which yields MKTSELRANIYRVFDEILRTGKAVVIERNGRRLRIVPDESASIIERLQDRPEIWACDPDSVVELDWESEWSESDKA from the coding sequence ATGAAGACCTCGGAACTTAGAGCCAACATCTATCGCGTCTTTGACGAAATTCTGCGTACGGGCAAGGCCGTTGTAATCGAACGCAATGGACGACGTCTGCGCATCGTGCCTGACGAGAGTGCTTCGATCATTGAACGGTTGCAAGACCGACCGGAGATATGGGCTTGTGATCCAGACAGTGTGGTTGAGCTCGATTGGGAATCAGAGTGGAGCGAATCGGATAAGGCATGA
- a CDS encoding PIN domain-containing protein, giving the protein MSEQAALHLDTHIALWLYAGERERLRVYEAQLNSHKLFCSSLVKLELQYLYETSRIKVKGKQIADTLFGELGILFTQSSLGQLTEKALQLSWTRDPFDRLICADALVHDAKLLTRDRRIIQNFEAALAAP; this is encoded by the coding sequence ATGAGCGAACAAGCTGCACTGCATCTCGATACACACATCGCCTTGTGGCTTTACGCCGGGGAGCGAGAACGTTTGCGCGTTTACGAAGCGCAGCTAAATAGCCACAAGTTATTTTGCTCCTCGCTTGTTAAACTCGAACTACAATATCTTTATGAGACAAGCCGTATCAAAGTTAAGGGTAAACAAATCGCAGATACTCTTTTCGGTGAACTTGGAATCTTGTTTACACAAAGCTCTCTTGGACAACTCACTGAAAAAGCGCTGCAACTTTCCTGGACTCGCGACCCTTTCGATCGTCTCATTTGTGCCGATGCCCTGGTTCACGACGCCAAACTACTGACGCGCGATCGAAGAATCATCCAAAACTTCGAAGCAGCATTGGCAGCACCTTAA
- a CDS encoding DUF962 domain-containing protein: MKPSPKSYEEFWPYYLAQHRHPVSRTLHVLGTTLALFCLALSVFIDLRWIIVAPIVGYGLAWTGHVVFEKNKPATFGHPLWSLRADFRMWRLILTGRKMQASEQNRP, from the coding sequence GTGAAGCCATCACCCAAAAGCTACGAAGAGTTTTGGCCCTACTATTTAGCTCAGCACCGGCATCCGGTCTCACGCACGTTGCATGTTTTAGGAACAACACTTGCTCTGTTTTGTCTCGCGCTATCTGTTTTCATCGATCTGCGTTGGATAATTGTTGCCCCCATAGTTGGCTACGGTCTTGCATGGACAGGCCATGTCGTTTTTGAGAAGAACAAACCCGCGACCTTTGGCCACCCTTTGTGGTCTTTGCGAGCTGACTTTCGCATGTGGCGATTAATACTCACAGGTCGGAAAATGCAAGCAAGCGAGCAAAACCGCCCGTAG
- a CDS encoding 2,3,4,5-tetrahydropyridine-2,6-dicarboxylate N-succinyltransferase: protein MVRATMSIEKLKQSIEEAYQDRDKLKDDHYQQAVLETIELLDKGQVRVAEKNPKSGEWEVNTWLKEAILLYFGVQNMERWECAPFEFYDKIPLKKNLEQARVRVVPPGTVRYGSFLEPGCVVMPGYVNIGAYVGSGTMVDTWATVGSCAQVGKNVHLSGGVGIGGVLEPPGAKPVIIEDGAFIGSRAILVEGVHVGAEAVLGANVVLTSSTQIIDVTAKEPVHMKGHIPPRSVVIPGTRAKEFPAGEYQIPCALIIGRRSESTDKKVSLNDALREFQVSV from the coding sequence ATGGTCCGCGCCACAATGTCTATTGAAAAACTCAAACAATCCATTGAAGAAGCTTACCAAGACCGCGATAAGCTCAAAGACGACCATTATCAGCAGGCGGTCCTCGAGACCATTGAGCTTTTGGATAAGGGCCAAGTGCGCGTCGCTGAAAAAAATCCAAAAAGCGGCGAGTGGGAAGTTAACACTTGGCTCAAAGAAGCCATCCTTCTTTATTTTGGCGTGCAAAACATGGAGCGTTGGGAGTGTGCGCCTTTTGAGTTTTACGACAAGATTCCCTTGAAGAAGAATTTGGAGCAAGCCAGGGTGCGCGTGGTGCCCCCGGGCACAGTGCGTTACGGATCCTTTCTTGAACCAGGCTGTGTGGTGATGCCAGGTTACGTCAACATTGGCGCTTATGTCGGAAGCGGCACGATGGTCGATACGTGGGCCACCGTGGGATCTTGCGCCCAAGTTGGCAAGAATGTGCATCTATCCGGTGGCGTCGGTATCGGCGGTGTGCTTGAACCGCCCGGGGCTAAGCCCGTGATTATCGAGGATGGTGCGTTCATTGGTTCTCGTGCGATTTTAGTCGAGGGCGTGCATGTGGGCGCTGAAGCTGTGCTTGGAGCCAACGTGGTACTGACGTCTTCAACGCAAATCATTGACGTCACGGCTAAAGAGCCGGTGCACATGAAGGGGCATATTCCGCCGCGTTCGGTGGTGATTCCCGGCACCCGCGCAAAAGAGTTTCCAGCAGGAGAGTATCAAATTCCCTGCGCCCTGATTATCGGCAGACGCAGCGAGTCGACCGATAAGAAAGTCTCGCTCAACGACGCTCTTCGTGAGTTTCAGGTTTCGGTCTAG
- the sucD gene encoding succinate--CoA ligase subunit alpha, whose protein sequence is MAIFVNKETRLLVQGITGSAGAFHSQQMLEYGTQLVAGVTPGKEGETFEGKVPVYNTVAKAVEQSGANAACIFVPPPFAADAILEAIDAGIELVVAITEGIPAMDMLKVRRVLDGQSKTRLIGPNCPGVITPGACKIGIMPGHIHQEGRVGVVSRSGTLTYEAVGQLSALGIGQSSCVGIGGDPINGTDFVDVLSAFQADPDTDAVIMIGEIGGSAEEKAAEYIKANFKKPVVGFIAGTTAPPGKRMGHAGAIISGGKGTAKDKINALQAAGVKMAATPSDMGSTLKTLLN, encoded by the coding sequence ATGGCTATATTTGTAAACAAAGAAACCCGTCTCTTGGTTCAGGGGATTACTGGTAGCGCTGGCGCCTTTCATTCGCAACAGATGCTTGAGTACGGCACGCAGCTTGTCGCAGGCGTAACGCCAGGCAAAGAAGGCGAGACTTTTGAAGGAAAAGTGCCGGTGTACAACACCGTGGCAAAGGCAGTTGAGCAAAGCGGCGCAAATGCTGCGTGCATTTTTGTGCCACCACCATTTGCTGCCGATGCGATTTTAGAGGCAATCGATGCGGGCATCGAACTTGTTGTGGCGATCACCGAGGGCATTCCAGCGATGGACATGCTCAAGGTTCGTCGTGTGCTCGATGGCCAAAGCAAGACTCGCTTGATCGGTCCGAACTGCCCGGGAGTTATCACTCCAGGTGCATGCAAAATCGGCATCATGCCAGGACACATTCACCAAGAAGGTCGGGTTGGTGTGGTTTCGCGCAGCGGGACCCTGACCTACGAGGCGGTTGGCCAGCTTAGTGCATTGGGTATTGGTCAAAGCAGTTGTGTCGGCATCGGTGGAGATCCCATCAATGGTACCGACTTTGTTGATGTGCTTAGCGCGTTTCAGGCGGATCCGGATACCGATGCGGTGATCATGATTGGCGAGATTGGCGGTAGCGCCGAGGAAAAAGCCGCCGAGTACATCAAAGCGAATTTCAAAAAGCCTGTTGTGGGCTTTATAGCAGGCACCACAGCGCCTCCTGGAAAACGCATGGGACATGCTGGCGCCATCATTTCGGGCGGCAAAGGTACTGCAAAAGACAAGATTAACGCTCTGCAAGCGGCAGGCGTCAAAATGGCAGCAACGCCATCAGATATGGGTTCCACACTAAAGACGCTTTTGAACTAG
- the ndk gene encoding nucleoside-diphosphate kinase codes for MAVEKTLSIIKPDAVEKQNIGNILAMIEKAGLNIKGLRMIHLSRPQAEEFYAVHKERPFYGELVEFMTRGPVVVSALEADNAIARYRDLMGATDPAKADTGTIRKAYGTDVGENACHGSDSPETAKAEVNFFFPGLGS; via the coding sequence ATGGCAGTAGAAAAAACCTTAAGCATCATTAAACCGGATGCAGTTGAAAAACAGAACATCGGCAACATCTTAGCGATGATTGAAAAAGCGGGCCTAAACATCAAGGGCTTGCGCATGATTCATCTTAGTCGACCTCAAGCCGAGGAGTTTTACGCGGTTCACAAGGAGCGCCCTTTTTATGGCGAGCTTGTCGAGTTCATGACTCGCGGTCCAGTGGTGGTTAGTGCGCTTGAGGCGGACAATGCTATTGCGCGCTACCGCGACCTGATGGGTGCAACTGATCCTGCCAAGGCAGATACAGGCACCATTCGTAAAGCTTACGGTACCGATGTGGGGGAAAATGCCTGTCATGGCTCCGATAGTCCGGAGACAGCCAAAGCCGAAGTTAACTTTTTCTTCCCGGGTTTGGGTAGCTGA
- the mutM gene encoding bifunctional DNA-formamidopyrimidine glycosylase/DNA-(apurinic or apyrimidinic site) lyase, whose product MPELPEVEITKRQLGPHLVGHRIEKSRFTKASYFFLTPPSTLQRKLQDRVVTRLERLGKYLLLSFETDEQLLLHLGMSGQLFFPGQSSALLDSSKKGRTLNSEEQCRFSADEHTHAQFILSNNKHLVFRDVRKFGKIQWLAPGQSSDRLKKLGPDALSISAKQLWTAAQHRRIALKSFLLDQNVVAGIGNIYADEALFLAKLHPAMPAHSLSKEQAKLLCTKIKRILNEAIEAGGSSLKDFIQPDGKRGNYQTQRLVYGRKAEPCPRCNAPISHIVLGARSSHFCPRCQA is encoded by the coding sequence ATGCCCGAATTGCCTGAAGTCGAAATCACCAAGCGCCAACTTGGCCCGCACCTCGTCGGTCATCGCATCGAAAAATCGCGATTTACCAAAGCAAGTTATTTCTTCTTAACTCCTCCAAGCACCCTACAACGCAAACTTCAAGACAGGGTTGTGACCAGGCTTGAGCGTCTGGGCAAATACCTGCTGCTCAGCTTCGAGACGGACGAACAGCTTCTACTTCACCTGGGCATGAGCGGGCAGCTCTTTTTCCCGGGACAATCAAGCGCGCTGCTGGATTCCTCCAAAAAAGGTCGCACGCTCAACTCAGAGGAGCAATGTCGCTTCAGCGCGGATGAGCACACGCACGCGCAGTTTATCCTCTCGAATAACAAACACTTGGTGTTTCGCGACGTGCGCAAGTTTGGAAAGATTCAGTGGCTTGCTCCAGGACAAAGCTCCGATCGGCTTAAAAAGCTCGGTCCCGATGCACTGAGTATCAGCGCAAAGCAACTGTGGACGGCTGCACAGCATCGCCGCATCGCTCTAAAAAGTTTTCTTTTGGATCAAAACGTCGTGGCTGGCATCGGCAATATCTACGCCGACGAGGCTTTGTTTTTGGCGAAACTGCATCCCGCCATGCCCGCCCACTCGCTCAGCAAAGAGCAAGCGAAGCTTCTGTGTACCAAGATAAAGCGTATTCTTAACGAAGCCATCGAAGCTGGCGGCTCCAGCTTAAAGGATTTCATTCAACCGGATGGCAAGCGGGGAAACTATCAAACTCAGCGCCTTGTCTATGGCCGCAAGGCAGAGCCCTGCCCTCGTTGCAATGCGCCCATCTCACACATCGTGCTGGGCGCACGCAGCAGCCATTTTTGCCCACGCTGCCAAGCTTAG
- the icd gene encoding NADP-dependent isocitrate dehydrogenase: MAEQSFAPPASGKPITLAKVGELHVPDNPIVPFIEGDGTGPDIWRASKRVLDAAVEKAYRGKKKIAWWEVYAGEKAFKLFNNWLPDQTVAGFREYLVGIKGPLTTPIGGGFSSLNVALRQLLDLYTCLRPVRWYEGAPSPVKQPGLVDMVIFRENTEDIYAGIEFEAGSADVQKVLAFIKESFPARYGKIRFPQSSGIGIKPVSKEGTERLVRAAINYAIENKRTSVALVHKGNIMKYTEGAFRKWGYELAESEFKDQCYTWTEWERTKAEQGEEAANKEQAAAQKAGKIIVKDAIADIALQQVLTRPGEFEVIATLNLNGDYLSDALAAQVGGIGIAPGGNINYESGHAIFEATHGTAPKYADKDVVNPGSVILSGEMMLRHLGWKEAAELVVKGMNGAIGAKTVTYDFARLMDGATKIKCSEFGDAVIRHMGD; encoded by the coding sequence ATGGCAGAACAGAGCTTTGCGCCGCCAGCGAGCGGAAAACCCATTACTTTAGCGAAGGTTGGTGAGCTCCATGTGCCAGACAACCCCATTGTGCCCTTTATTGAGGGAGATGGGACCGGGCCTGATATTTGGCGGGCTTCAAAACGCGTGCTCGATGCGGCGGTCGAAAAAGCCTATCGAGGCAAGAAGAAAATCGCCTGGTGGGAAGTTTATGCCGGCGAAAAAGCCTTTAAGCTCTTCAATAACTGGCTTCCCGATCAAACGGTTGCAGGTTTTCGCGAGTATCTTGTTGGGATCAAAGGGCCTTTGACCACACCGATTGGCGGTGGGTTTAGCTCGCTGAACGTGGCGCTTCGGCAATTGTTGGACTTGTATACCTGTTTGCGGCCGGTGCGCTGGTATGAAGGTGCTCCTTCGCCCGTCAAGCAGCCTGGTCTTGTCGATATGGTGATATTTCGGGAGAATACCGAGGATATCTACGCTGGAATCGAGTTTGAAGCGGGTAGTGCCGATGTGCAAAAGGTGCTGGCTTTTATCAAAGAAAGCTTCCCTGCGCGTTATGGTAAGATTCGTTTCCCGCAAAGCTCTGGCATCGGTATCAAACCGGTCTCGAAAGAGGGCACGGAGCGTTTAGTCCGAGCGGCGATTAACTATGCCATTGAGAACAAACGTACGAGTGTGGCCTTAGTGCACAAAGGCAACATCATGAAGTACACCGAGGGAGCTTTCCGTAAATGGGGTTATGAGCTTGCTGAAAGTGAGTTCAAAGATCAGTGCTACACCTGGACGGAGTGGGAACGTACCAAAGCTGAGCAAGGCGAAGAGGCCGCAAATAAAGAGCAAGCGGCTGCACAAAAGGCCGGAAAGATTATTGTCAAAGATGCGATAGCCGATATTGCGCTTCAACAAGTGCTTACCCGGCCGGGCGAGTTTGAGGTGATTGCAACCTTGAATCTCAACGGCGATTATTTGAGTGATGCTTTGGCTGCGCAAGTGGGCGGCATCGGCATTGCGCCGGGCGGCAATATTAACTACGAGAGCGGGCATGCGATTTTTGAAGCCACGCACGGAACGGCTCCGAAATACGCCGATAAAGACGTGGTGAATCCAGGTTCGGTGATTCTAAGCGGCGAGATGATGCTTAGGCATCTAGGCTGGAAGGAAGCTGCCGAGCTTGTGGTTAAAGGCATGAACGGTGCGATTGGCGCCAAGACGGTAACTTACGATTTTGCGCGGCTCATGGATGGAGCCACAAAAATAAAATGCTCAGAATTTGGCGATGCAGTGATTCGCCATATGGGAGATTGA
- the dapE gene encoding succinyl-diaminopimelate desuccinylase, which produces MNDAALSDALTKTLLEITAIDSPIGEEKALCDHVEARLRRSVPKATVFRFHDSLLVKLNDRPSLPKIALVGHLDTVRTQHDGPARIEGERLYGAGSADMKSGLAVMIELAERLDLSNLPAELYLVFYEREEGPFDENILGPMIDEFEVLRSLDLAICLEPSDNKLQLGCTGSVHATLVFEGRTAHSARPWQGDNAIVKAAPVLAELGAREPVEKIIDGLLYRDVLSPTMAKGGRSRNIVPDIFEVNVNFRFAPGRTPTDVVKELESIVAGRAKVVPVDLSPAGHPHGTDPLVKKLADSGVRAVEPKQAWTDVARFDAVGVKAVNFGPGTQAQAHQRNEYTELPLLAEGYRIIERFLLSVRPDDARR; this is translated from the coding sequence ATGAATGATGCAGCTCTAAGCGATGCGCTCACCAAAACCTTGCTAGAAATCACCGCGATTGATAGCCCCATCGGCGAGGAAAAAGCACTTTGTGATCATGTCGAAGCACGCTTGCGGCGCTCGGTCCCGAAGGCCACGGTTTTTCGTTTTCACGACAGCTTGCTGGTTAAACTAAATGATCGACCGTCACTACCGAAGATTGCCTTGGTGGGTCATCTCGATACGGTGCGCACGCAGCATGATGGTCCGGCGCGCATTGAAGGCGAACGCCTTTACGGAGCTGGCTCTGCCGACATGAAGTCGGGCTTGGCTGTGATGATTGAACTTGCTGAGCGTTTGGATCTTTCAAACTTACCAGCTGAACTTTATTTGGTGTTTTACGAGCGTGAAGAAGGTCCGTTTGACGAGAATATCCTGGGGCCGATGATTGATGAGTTTGAAGTGCTGCGCTCGCTTGATTTAGCGATTTGTCTTGAGCCGAGCGACAACAAGCTTCAGCTGGGCTGCACAGGCTCGGTGCACGCTACGCTTGTTTTTGAAGGCCGCACGGCACACAGCGCGCGGCCCTGGCAAGGTGACAATGCGATTGTAAAAGCGGCGCCTGTTTTGGCTGAGTTGGGCGCGCGAGAGCCGGTCGAAAAAATCATCGACGGATTGCTCTACCGTGATGTGCTCAGCCCGACGATGGCCAAAGGCGGTCGCAGTCGCAACATCGTTCCCGACATCTTTGAGGTCAATGTAAACTTCCGTTTTGCGCCCGGACGTACCCCAACGGATGTGGTCAAAGAACTCGAGAGCATCGTGGCGGGTAGGGCGAAAGTCGTCCCGGTGGATCTATCGCCTGCAGGTCATCCACACGGCACAGACCCGTTGGTGAAAAAGCTAGCCGACAGCGGTGTGCGAGCGGTCGAGCCCAAACAAGCTTGGACTGACGTTGCACGTTTCGATGCCGTTGGCGTCAAAGCCGTCAACTTCGGCCCCGGCACCCAAGCCCAAGCCCATCAGCGCAACGAGTACACCGAGTTGCCATTGTTAGCCGAGGGATATCGTATTATCGAACGCTTCTTGCTCTCGGTGCGCCCCGACGACGCGCGCCGTTAG
- the mdh gene encoding malate dehydrogenase → MTGRKKIALIGAGNIGGELAALAARRELGDVVLVDIPDKEGVAKGKALDLMQAGALDGFDANIIGTSNYADIAGADVVIVTAGVPRKPGMSRDDLLSINLKIIRAVAEGIKKNAPKAFVIVISNPLDAMVNEMKNVTGFDAKRVVGMAGALDGARFQCFLAEAAGVSVKEVKTMVLGGHGDTMVPCLSYCTINGVPARQLIKEDVINAIVERTRFGGGEIVKLMGTSAYFAPAAGAIAMAESYLKDQKRMLPCAAYLSGEYGLKDLYLGVPVVIGAGGIEKIVEVELSADEKGMLKKSAEAVTELLDAAKKL, encoded by the coding sequence ATGACTGGACGAAAAAAGATTGCGCTGATTGGCGCGGGTAATATTGGTGGGGAACTTGCAGCGCTGGCAGCGCGGCGCGAGCTTGGCGATGTCGTGTTAGTCGACATTCCGGACAAAGAGGGTGTGGCCAAAGGCAAAGCGCTTGATCTGATGCAGGCCGGTGCACTTGATGGCTTCGATGCAAATATCATCGGCACGTCAAACTATGCCGATATAGCGGGTGCGGATGTGGTGATAGTCACCGCGGGTGTGCCTCGCAAACCTGGCATGAGCCGTGATGATTTGCTCTCGATTAACCTGAAGATCATTCGCGCCGTAGCCGAAGGCATCAAGAAGAACGCTCCGAAGGCTTTTGTGATCGTGATCTCAAATCCACTTGATGCGATGGTTAACGAGATGAAGAATGTCACCGGCTTTGATGCCAAGCGCGTGGTGGGTATGGCCGGCGCACTTGATGGCGCACGCTTTCAATGCTTTTTGGCTGAGGCGGCTGGTGTGAGCGTCAAGGAAGTTAAGACGATGGTGCTCGGCGGTCATGGCGATACCATGGTGCCTTGTCTGAGTTATTGCACGATCAACGGTGTGCCAGCTCGACAGCTCATTAAAGAAGACGTCATTAACGCCATCGTTGAGCGTACACGCTTTGGTGGCGGCGAAATCGTGAAGCTCATGGGCACAAGTGCTTATTTTGCACCGGCTGCGGGCGCGATCGCGATGGCCGAAAGCTATCTGAAGGATCAAAAGCGTATGCTGCCGTGTGCAGCCTATTTGAGCGGTGAATACGGTCTAAAAGACCTGTATTTGGGCGTTCCAGTGGTCATTGGCGCTGGCGGTATCGAGAAAATCGTTGAAGTCGAGCTCAGTGCCGATGAAAAAGGCATGCTAAAAAAGAGCGCGGAAGCGGTTACAGAGTTGCTAGACGCGGCAAAAAAGCTATAA